A region of Moorena producens PAL-8-15-08-1 DNA encodes the following proteins:
- the glk gene encoding glucokinase: MILAGDLGGTNCRLAVFDENFSIVQKSTYKCKDYHSFEDLVGAFVKSCEHPIKIACFGLPGPIQEGVCKLTNLPWDKVEAAKLVSVTGVPVSLLNDVEANAYGIETLKDDDLVTLNVGTKIPGGNRAVVSPGTGLGEAATIEVEGRVHAIASEGGSTDFGPLDELQVGLMRYVEQEYKRVSYEILLGGPGLVRMYNYLRDSGHGNTPEWLAEEMSKGEPAAAISNAALANKCPLCVQALEMFVSILASEAGNAALKFFATGGVYLGGGIPPRILDKLREPLFMENFINKDKMVDLLKSIPIYVILNDQAALQGAAWYAHRSLSSR; the protein is encoded by the coding sequence ATGATATTAGCAGGTGACTTAGGCGGAACAAATTGCCGATTAGCGGTATTTGACGAGAACTTCTCTATAGTTCAAAAAAGCACTTATAAGTGTAAAGACTATCACAGTTTTGAAGATCTGGTTGGGGCTTTCGTTAAAAGCTGTGAGCATCCCATTAAAATTGCTTGTTTCGGCTTACCTGGTCCAATCCAGGAAGGTGTGTGTAAATTGACTAATTTACCTTGGGATAAAGTAGAAGCGGCTAAATTAGTTTCAGTTACCGGTGTTCCGGTTAGCTTGCTCAACGATGTAGAAGCCAATGCTTATGGCATAGAAACCCTAAAGGATGATGACTTAGTTACTCTTAATGTCGGCACTAAAATACCAGGGGGCAATCGAGCAGTAGTATCACCTGGTACTGGCTTGGGAGAAGCAGCAACCATTGAGGTGGAAGGTCGAGTTCATGCGATCGCATCTGAAGGTGGGAGTACTGACTTTGGTCCTTTAGATGAGCTTCAAGTGGGACTGATGCGTTATGTTGAGCAAGAATACAAGCGGGTTAGCTACGAGATTCTTCTAGGAGGTCCTGGCTTGGTTCGTATGTATAATTATTTGCGGGATAGCGGTCATGGCAACACCCCTGAATGGTTAGCAGAAGAAATGAGCAAAGGAGAGCCAGCCGCAGCAATTAGTAATGCAGCTCTGGCCAATAAATGTCCCCTTTGTGTGCAAGCTTTAGAGATGTTTGTCTCAATTTTGGCATCTGAAGCGGGAAATGCTGCCCTTAAGTTTTTCGCAACTGGGGGTGTTTATCTTGGTGGAGGAATTCCCCCTCGCATTCTCGATAAGCTGCGTGAACCTCTGTTTATGGAAAATTTTATTAATAAGGATAAAATGGTAGATTTGCTGAAGTCTATTCCTATCTATGTGATTCTTAATGACCAGGCCGCTTTGCAGGGTGCTGCTTGGTATGCTCATAGAAGTCTATCTTCAAGATAA
- a CDS encoding zinc-dependent alcohol dehydrogenase: protein MTTMQAAVWYGPGRENFRLEKIDRPEPSPGEVLIQVQKCFFCAMHARAVLVGHAKHNPPVIFGRMLAGDVVAVGEGVTKLKPGMRVTVNPEKPCGECFYCQRGALGHCLNPTKLQPGGMAEFVCVPASLASGIVELPSSIPYEFAAFTETLACILQGIDLSNIGLSDCVVVIGDGGVGLSFLQLARLRGATKIILAGKHDDSLEQASALGADLTVNVTRESLKDIVMAKTQGYGADVVIEAVGSGETYEEALTLLRCGGTAVGFGGTPPGTEFRGNPNLIHYRSLKIYGSYRYTPEHFRQAIDLICTKKINLEPIITNTVPFSKLTTEAVDIHNQPDCRALVIDFAEGD, encoded by the coding sequence ATGACAACCATGCAGGCTGCGGTCTGGTATGGTCCAGGACGTGAGAACTTTCGCTTAGAAAAAATAGACCGACCTGAACCTAGCCCAGGGGAAGTTTTGATACAGGTTCAGAAGTGTTTCTTTTGTGCGATGCACGCACGGGCAGTATTAGTGGGACACGCCAAACATAATCCTCCAGTCATTTTTGGTAGGATGCTGGCGGGAGATGTTGTTGCTGTAGGGGAGGGTGTTACTAAACTCAAACCAGGGATGCGCGTTACCGTCAACCCAGAAAAACCCTGTGGAGAGTGTTTTTACTGTCAGCGAGGAGCATTAGGCCATTGCCTCAACCCAACTAAGTTACAACCCGGTGGCATGGCTGAGTTTGTATGCGTTCCGGCTTCCCTGGCTAGCGGAATCGTTGAGCTGCCCTCATCAATTCCCTACGAGTTTGCTGCCTTTACAGAAACACTAGCCTGTATCCTTCAGGGTATTGACTTATCTAATATTGGTTTGTCCGATTGTGTGGTAGTTATTGGTGATGGCGGTGTCGGACTGAGCTTCCTTCAGCTAGCGCGCTTGAGAGGTGCTACCAAAATTATTCTAGCTGGCAAACATGATGATTCTCTGGAACAGGCATCAGCCTTGGGTGCTGATCTTACCGTTAATGTTACCCGAGAGTCTCTCAAAGACATAGTGATGGCTAAAACCCAGGGTTATGGTGCTGATGTGGTTATTGAAGCCGTTGGCTCTGGGGAAACCTATGAAGAGGCATTAACCCTGCTCAGGTGTGGCGGTACCGCAGTTGGGTTTGGTGGAACACCTCCGGGAACAGAGTTTCGGGGCAATCCTAATTTAATTCATTATCGTTCCCTCAAGATTTATGGTAGCTATCGATATACTCCAGAGCATTTTCGTCAGGCCATAGACCTGATTTGCACAAAGAAGATTAATCTAGAACCGATTATTACTAATACTGTTCCCTTTTCAAAATTAACAACAGAAGCAGTTGATATCCACAATCAGCCGGATTGCCGAGCCTTAGTAATTGATTTTGCAGAGGGTGATTAA